From one Eucalyptus grandis isolate ANBG69807.140 chromosome 9, ASM1654582v1, whole genome shotgun sequence genomic stretch:
- the LOC104419254 gene encoding probable phospholipid-transporting ATPase 8, with translation MTRGQRRKLHLSKLYSFSCIRPHREDRHAEIGQRGYSRIVYCNEPNKPEAVQLNYKGNYVSTTKYTVANFVPKSLFEQFRRVANIYFLVVACLSFSPLAPFTALSVVGPLVLVIGGTIAKEAAEDCERRAQDIAANNRKVEVYSGNGTFQRTRWKNLRVGNVVKVYKDEYFPADLLLLSSSYEDGICYVDTMNLDGETNLKLKQSLDVTSSLCDERCLQAFTAVIRCEDPNDRLYSFVGNLHYTSKEYPLSLQQILLRDSKLKNTDYIYGVVIFTGHDTKVMQNATDPRSKRSKIEKRMDKIIYILFISLILVSFVGSFFFGIETRRDLVDQKYRRWYLRPDDSTVFYDPTRASLSAFFHFLTGLMLYGYLIPISLYVSIEIVKVLQSVFINRDTRMYDETTDKRARARTSNLNEELGQVHTIFSDKTGTLTCNSMEFVKCSIAGIAYGKGETEVERALARRDWPSEAHEISNETNDSCGSVKGFNFRDERIMNGRWLHEPHPDMLRKFFEVLAICHTVIPDMNRHDGDIYYEAESRDEAAFVIAARELGFEFFKRKQTSISLYELDYVTGGKIVRDYELLHVLEFSSSRKRMSVIVRSEGNLLLLCKGADSVMFQRLSKDGRQFEKETSDHIKKYAQVGLRVMVITYRELEEEEYKIWEEEFLRVKASVSPDGDALLDATADKIERELILLGATAVEDKLQEGVPQCLEKLARAQIRVWVLTGDKLETAVNIGYACKLLRQGMKEIVITLDSPDIGVLEKRGDMEALAKVCLESVSKQIREGQSQVTSAKKGPMEFGLIIDGKSLDFVLTKHLEDSFLELATNCGAVLCCRSSPKQKALIIRLVKRKLGETTLSIGDGANDVSMIQEADIGVGISGVEGMQAVMASDFAIAQFHFLERLLLVHGHWCYRRIAMMICYFFYKNIAFGLTLFWFEAYASFSGQPAYNDWDMSFYNVFFTSLPVIALGVFDQDVSACLCLEFPQLYQEGTQNILFSWCRILGWMANGVGSSIIIFFCTTNVMVEQAFRRDGRVADFEVLGVTMYTCVVWAVNCQLAISINYFTWIHHFFIWSSIASWYIFLLTYGYISPTISTTAYMVFLEATTPSVLYWVSTLLVVVSTLLPYFSYKAFQTRVQPMTHDLIQSIQQECSKIETS, from the exons ATGACGAGAGGGCAGAGGAGAAAGTTGCATTTGAGCAAGCTCTACTCGTTCTCGTGCATTCGTCCTCATAGAGAAGATAGACATGCTGAAATTGGTCAGAGAGGATACTCGAGGATAGTGTACTGCAATGAACCCAATAAACCAGAGGCAGTCCAATTGAATTACAAGGGTAACTATGTGTCCACGACAAAGTACACTGTAGCTAATTTTGTTCCCAAGTCTTTGTTTGAGCAATTTAGGAGAGTTGCcaacatatattttttggtCGTTGCTTGTCTTTCCTTTAGTCCCTTGGCCCCCTTTACAGCGCTTAGTGTCGTTGGACCTCTGGTACTCGTGATTGGAGGTACCATTGCCAAAGAAGCTGCGGAAGATTGTGAACGAAGAGCGCAG GATATAGCAGCAAACAACAGGAAAGTTGAAGTTTATAGTGGGAACGGTACGTTCCAAAGGACCAGATGGAAGAATCTCCGAGTTGGCAATGTTGTCAAGGTATATAAGGATGAGTATTTCCCTGCTGATCTGCTGTTGCTTTCATCAAGCTATGAAGATGGAATTTGTTATGTTGATACCATGAATCTAGATGGAGAAACGaatttgaagttgaagcaatcaCTTGATGTAACATCATCACTTTGTGATGAGAGATGTCTCCAAGCATTCACAGCTGTAATCAGATGTGAAGATCCAAATGACAGGCTTTATTCGTTCGTTGGGAATTTACACTACACCAGTAAAGAATATCCTCTTTCTCTGCAACAAATTCTGCTACGAGATTCCAAGCTTAAGAACACTGATTACATCTATGGGGTGGTCATCTTCACTGGCCATGACACAAAAGTGATGCAGAATGCCACAGATCCTCGTTCCAAAAGGAGTAAGATTGAGAAGAGAATGGATAAGATAATATATATCCTCTTCATCTCTCTAATTTTGGTATCTTTTGTTGGATCTTTCTTTTTCGGAATTGAAACGAGAAGAGATCTTGTAGATCAAAAGTACAGAAGGTGGTATCTTCGCCCAGATGATAGTACTGTGTTCTATGACCCGACAAGAGCTTCTCTTTCtgcatttttccattttctgacTGGTCTCATGTTGTATGGTTATCTGATTCCCATATCACTATATGTATCTATTGAGATTGTGAAGGTTCTTCAGAGTGTCTTCATTAATCGTGATACTAGAATGTATGACGAGACAACAGATAAACGAGCACGAGCACGGACATCTAATTTAAATGAGGAACTTGGTCAGGTCCATACCATATTTTCTGACAAGACGGGGACTTTGACTTGTAACTCCATGGAGTTTGTTAAATGCTCAATAGCTGGTATAGCATATGGAAAAGGTGAGACAGAAGTGGAAAGGGCACTGGCAAGAAGGGATTGGCCTTCTGAAGcccatgaaatttcaaatgagacGAATGATAGTTGTGGTAGTGTAAAGGGTTTTAACTTCAGAGATGAACGCATCATGAATGGAAGGTGGTTGCATGAGCCTCATCCTGATATGCTAAGGAAATTTTTTGAGGTTCTTGCAATCTGTCACACTGTCATTCCAGACATGAACAGGCATGATGGAGATATATATTATGAAGCCGAGTCAAGAGATGAAGCAGCTTTTGTTATAGCTGCTAGAGAGCTTGGGTTTGAATTCTTTAAAAGGAAACAAACAAGCATATCATTGTATGAATTAGATTATGTGACAGGTGGGAAGATTGTCAG AGACTATGAGCTTCTTCATGTTTTGGAGTTCAGTAGTTCTCGCAAAAGAATGTCAGTGATTGTAAGGAGTGAAGGAAATCTGCTGCTTTTGTGCAAGGGTGCAGATAG TGTTATGTTTCAAAGGCTGTCAAAAGATGGGCGCCAATTTGAGAAGGAGACGAGTGATCACATCAAAAAATATGCTCAAGTAGGTCTTCGGGTGATGGTCATCACATACCgggagcttgaagaagaagaatataaaaTATGGGAAGAGGAGTTCCTAAGGGTGAAAGCTTCTGTTTCTCCTGATGGAGATGCCTTGTTAGATGCAACTGCTGACAAAATTGAGAGGGAATTAATCCTCCTTGGAGCTACAGCTGTTGAGGACAAGCTTCAAGAGGGA GTGCCCCAATGTCTTGAAAAACTTGCCCGGGCTCAGATTAGGGTATGGGTGCTGACAGGTGACAAGTTGGAAACGGCAGTTAACATCGG TTATGCATGTAAATTACTGAGACAAGGAATGAAAGAAATAGTAATAACTCTTGATTCACCTGATATTGGAGTGCTGGAGAAACGAGGAGACATGGAAGCCCTTGCTAAG GTATGTCTGGAGAGTGTATCTAAGCAAATCAGAGAAGGACAATCTCAAGTTACTTCTGCAAAAAAAGGTCCTATGGAGTTTGGGTTGATAATTGATGGAAAGTCCTTGGACTTTGTTCTTACCAAGCATTTGGAGGACTCGTTTCTGGAACTTGCAACCAATTGTGGTGCTGTTCTATGTTGTCGGTCCTCACCCAAGCAGAAAGCTCTT ATTATTAGATTGGTAAAACGGAAACTTGGTGAAACGACATTATCAATTGGTGATGGTGCAAATGATGTTAGTATGATTCAAGAGGCTGACATCGGAGTTGGCATTAGTGGTGTGGAAGGGATGCAG GCTGTAATGGCAAGTGATTTTGCAATAGCCCAATTCCACTTTCTGGAACGTCTCCTACTCGTGCATGGCCATTGGTGTTACAGGAGAATAGCAATGATG ATTTGCTACTTCTTCTACAAGAACATTGCATTCGGACTTACTCTGTTCTGGTTTGAGGCCTATGCTTCATTCTCTGGTCAGCCTGCCTACAATGATTGGGATATGTCATTCTACAATGTATTCTTTACTTCACTTCCTGTCATAGCCCTTGGGGTTTTCGATCAGGATGTTTCTGCATGCCTTTGCCTTGAG TTTCCTCAGTTATATCAAGAAGGAACGCAGAATATCCTCTTCAGTTGGTGCCGTATACTTGGCTGGATGGCCAATGGGGTAGGCAGttctattataattttcttctgTACCACCAATGTGATGGTTGAACAGGCGTTCAGGAGAGACGGTAGAGTAGCTGACTTTGAGGTCCTCGGAGTCACCATGTATACTTGTGTTGTATGGGCTGTCAACTGTCAACTGGCTATATCCATCAACTACTTCACTTGGATCCATCATTTCTTCATTTGGAGCAGCATTGCCTCCTGGTACATATTCCTGTTGACTTATGGCTACATTTCACCAACAATCTCCACAACTGCGTACATGGTTTTTCTCGAGGCTACTACTCCGAGTGTTCTCTATTGGGTCTCCACTCTTCTGGTGGTCGTTTCTACTCTGCTGCCTTACTTCTCATACAAAGCTTTCCAAACACGAGTTCAGCCCATGACCCATGATCTCATTCAAAGTATACAACAAGAATGTTCGAAGATTGAGACTTCTTAG